Proteins encoded in a region of the Bactrocera tryoni isolate S06 chromosome 4, CSIRO_BtryS06_freeze2, whole genome shotgun sequence genome:
- the LOC120774210 gene encoding zinc finger protein OZF-like isoform X1, giving the protein MTAVAQQKYHCGQVYVTNNNYRVTLECKYCNKEFTAYDSFLNHIFDDHFDNIDNKDFTNETLEFDDIEVLKALEDCEYADDNDCNDINEDTLQQHQHCDGIKEIIENTTSGEINENSQSLENAFTKRNESGYVGNANVSTEISIVNTEVDKQVTNDAEHTETIEPNSASSDAYFRPVQKFWKNIDEKERPLKCRFCDTTFNKVNILRKHEERHSNNRPFSCTKCPKKFFSRTELNTHIRWHTGEKPFVCTFCGKSYTTKGALSNHEKRHVGEPKYKCDHCDRRFYEPFHVRNHSVVHTKERNYTCDQCQAKFSRPTTLRMHMKLHENALRYTCKICKMRFNQKPTLIWHEKSKHAIVGGGAASSNIAVTNLSQELSDNEDTKYRYTCCNTEFKDNDSFLKHQNDEHAEEAIASLEALEETDSEYVDFI; this is encoded by the exons ATGACTGCTGTGGCACAACAGAAATATCACTGCGGTCAAGTGTATGTTACTAATAACAACTACCGTGTGACGCTGGAATGCAAGTATTGTAATAAAGAATTTACTGCTTATGATAGTTTTCTGAATCACATCTTTGATGATCACTTTGATAATATTGATAATAAGGATTTCACAAATGAAACCCTCGAATTTGATGATATTGAGGTTTTAAAAGCTTTGGAGGATTGTGAATATGCTGATGACAACGATTGCAATGACATCAACGAAGACACGCTACAACAGCATCAACATTGCGATGGTATCAAAGAGATCATAGAAAACACTACCAGTGGTGAAATAAATGAGAATAGCCAATCTCTGGAAAACgcatttactaaaagaaatgaatCTGGCTATGTGGGGAATGCAAATGTATCTACGGAAATATCAATTGTCAATACAGAAGTGGACAAACAAGTCACTAATGATGCAGAACACACT GAAACAATTGAGCCAAATTCCGCTTCGAGCGATGCATATTTCCGACCGGTCCAAAAATTCTGGAAGAACATTGATGAAAAAGAGCGGCCGCTTAAATGTAGATTTTGtgacacaacttttaataaagtGAACATTTTACGCAAGCATGAAGAGCGACATTCGAATAATAGACCTTTTAGTTGCACAAAGTGtcctaaaaagtttttttcacgCACCGAGTTAAATACACACATTAGATGGCACACCGGCGAAAAGCCTTTTGTATGTACCTTTTGTGGCAAAAGCTATACAACGAAGGGAGCGTTAAGTAACCACGAAAAACGACATGTTGGTGAACCAAAATATAAATGTGATCATTGTGATAGAAGATTCTATGAACCATTCCACGTGCGAAATCACAGTGTAGTACATACAAAAGAACGTAATTACACATGTGATCAATGCCAAGCAAAGTTTTCAAGACCTACAACTTTGCGAATGCATATGAAATTGCATGAAAATGCTTTACGGTATACatgtaaaatatgcaaaatgagATTCAATCAGAAACCTACATTGATATGGCACGAAAAAAGCAAACATGCCATTGTAGGAGGCGGTGCTGCATCTAGTAACATTGCTGTTACAAACCTATCTCAGGAATTATCCGATAACGAGGATACAAAATATAGGTATACATGTTGTAATACTGAATTTAAGGACAATGATTCATTTTTAAAGCACCAAAATGATGAGCACGCCGAAGAAGCCATAGCATCGTTGGAAGCTCTCGAAGAAACAGATAGTGAATACGTCGACTTTATTTAG
- the LOC120774212 gene encoding zinc finger protein 221-like isoform X2: protein MSTTTVQKFYCGEVFITNTYCMILECKCCSEEFGVYSTFLDHIFEKHFDDWAATEKSKNERKKCTTPKEKLSERVLLPTEGNERITIESETSNELAYVGDEDLITEILEPLENDIADMEDDIEKEQLTKVSILSVRPVRVFPTKQLKNDAERKYKCKICGFAVAGIYNLRGHEQRHSNIKPFTCLKCNKAFYTSTELKIHTRRHNGEKPYVCTYCGKCFITTGTLNKHEKQHVDERPHKCDQCEKRFNNAYQLRQHAVVHTQERNFSCEKCQAKFTRKKTLQTHMKLHDNALEYECIICHMRFNQRPTLLWHIKNKHNVLREDSEGKISTEFNVNS, encoded by the exons ATGTCTACCACTActgtgcaaaaattttattgcggTGAGGTATTCATTACGAACACATACTGTATGATACTTGAGTGCAAATGCTGTAGCGAAGAATTTGGAGTTTATTCTACTTTTCTGgatcatatatttgaaaaacacTTTGACGATTGGGCGGCAACTGAAAAGTCCAAAAATGAACGAAAGAAATGTACCACTCCAAAGGAAAAGTTAAGTGAGCGAGTTTTGCTTCCAACAGAAGGGAACGAACGTATTACAATTGAATCCGAAACCTCAAATGAACTGGCATACGTAGGTGACGAGGATTTAATAACCGAAATACTAGAACCATTGGAAAATGACATAGCGGATATGGAGGATGATATA GAAAAAGAGCAGCTTACTAAGGTTTCAATACTCAGTGTTCGACCAGTACGAGTTTTCCCAACAAAGCAATTAAAGAATGACGcggaaagaaaatataaatgcaaaatatgtgGATTCGCTGTTGCTGGAATATATAACTTGCGTGGTCATGAACAGCGCCACAGTAATATTAAGCCTTTCACCTGCCTAAAGTGCAACAAAGCCTTTTACACGAGTAcagaattaaaaattcatactAGACGACACAACGGAGAAAagccatatgtatgtacttattgtGGCAAATGTTTTATAACTACTGGTACTTTAAATAAGCATGAAAAACAACACGTAGACGAGCGCCCCCATAAATGTGATCAATGTGAAAAAAGGTTTAACAATGCATACCAGTTAAGGCAACACGCCGTGGTGCATACCCAGGAGCGTAACTTTTCCTGTGAAAAGTGTCAGGCCAAGTTTACACGGAAGAAAACTCTACAAACGCATATGAAACTGCATGACAATGCGCTAGAATATGAATGCATCATTTGTCATATGCGTTTTAACCAGCGACCTACACTATTGTGGCATATAAAAAACAAGCATAATGTATTGCGAGAGGATTCGGAAGGAAAAATCTCTACTGAATTTAATGTTAACAGTTGA
- the LOC120774913 gene encoding uncharacterized protein LOC120774913 isoform X2, with protein MDSCYLSYKWVIRKLTPKNDEKIIDGIGEISNGVNNLQVNDSRTEKNVEQSNHAIDLTAALSTVTGIIVQNKKTVSPPAEDFHIPFIECDRKEKPILLPVINNYFQPSRDISTAHKKLATPSSCGRIICLKYKRTHPFPEISHVFKVKHKIHRFHFDTKSPDDIVLATLNKYHRQY; from the exons ATGGATTCGTGTTACCTAAGTTACAAATGGGTAATTCGAAAGCTG ACGCCAAAAAATGATGAGAAAATTATTGATGGTATTGGAGAAATTAGTAATGGCGTCAACAACCTTCAAGTGAATGACTCAAGAACCGAGAAAAATGTAGAACAATCAAACCATGCCATAGACCTAACTGCCGCTTTAAGCACTGTTACAGGAATTattgtgcaaaataaaaaaacggtaTCTCCACCCGCCGAAGACTTTCATATACCATTTATAGAGTGTGATCGTAAAGAGAAGCCTATTCTATTGCCTGTCATTAACAATTACTTCCAGCCAAGCAGAGACATCTCTACAGCTCACAAAAAATTGGCTACACCATCATCGTGTGGACGCATTATCTGTCTAAAATATAAACGAACACATCCATTTCCGGAAATAAGTCACGTTTTTAaagtaaaacataaaatacatcGTTTTCATTTCGATACTAAATCGCCAGATGATATTGTATTGGCCACATTAAACAAATATCATCGGCAATACTGA
- the LOC120774898 gene encoding zinc finger protein 62 homolog — MSKVAIKTEKLDEEQQEEIGIESNVAVEDGVGDHSHGKVASSTDVSNLIEAGKKHLEVGRDTNISMRQLQQNQAQPNVSTKNSATDNGSGLNPSSEIICNRKVALPKSRCGEVFVSNNARQWTFICTYCNKSTRDIGEFICHIKIKHLSGFVDDGDETDDGEYEGNQQSNFYEQDQDYFDCGNYLDVNVHTESEDYSLNGQDHSTAYRHSGIHNPPQRQAVSAGSGPKQGELNKQADSNKKNKYNDAEHDTNEDETAFRKNKESATQWRADPASFQSYANKYSLKSSTPDVKLKNSANGNSSAYDTTADFTAGKDDFDTTGAFENDDEEDYDNQLFIAPTDSLDASILGGGTDVSGGGEMKAKRRQIRGTAYCALCNKTFQYYSLYRNHMIKHSNETPFKCPICKKGFKSKQAIRYHMNTHQKEKQFKCTVCSASYGTENHFIAHIMTHESATAFPCMVCGQVLSSSKERDLHMANHKEERPFRCDYCNKLFRLRHHLSNHLKMHRKYRCDYCKEIFTSAIYLRKPYACPGCVNLPEAQQDAANTASAKVGRAATSNNVNPLEIFETVIPGQQQGNEFAQMVTDSEGEGEDEDGEMDDDDDDDDNMPQGTPMDEDDDDNENVSSRAAEQDEDDDEDDVEEENGYENGAGSGGGGQTLGTYGVGGGVGGTSGVSLKRYVCKICSRSYSHPSGLNYHMRHKHC, encoded by the exons ATGTCGAAAGTTGCAATCAAAACAGAGAAGCTGGATGAAGAGCAGCAGGAGGAGATTGGCATTGAAAGTAATGTAGCAGTTGAGGATGGTGTTGGTGATCACAGCCATGGAAAAGTTGCGTCGTCGACGGATGTGAGTAATTTAATAGAGGCAGGTAAAAAACACTTAGAAGTGGGACGGGACACAAACATATCGATGCGCCAGCTACAACAAAACCAAGCGCAACCTAATGTTTCAACTAAAAACAGTGCAACTGACAATGGCAGCGGTCTAAACCCCAGCAGTGAGATAATTTGCAACAGAAAAGTTGCACTACCCAAATCGAGGTGCGGTGAAGTCTTTGTATCCAATAATGCACGGCAGTGGACATTTATCTGCACCTATTGTAACAAAAGTACACGTGACATTGGCGAATTTATATGccacataaaaattaaacatttgagTGGTTTTGTCGACGACGGCGATGAAACAGATGATGGTGAATACGAAGGAAATCAGCAGTCTAATTTCTATGAACAGGATCAAGAT TATTTTGATTGCGGAAACTACTTGGACGTAAATGTGCACACTGAGTCCGAGGACTACAGTTTAAATGGACAAGATCACTCGACAGCCTACCGGCATTCAGGTATTCACAATCCACCCCAACGTCAAGCAGTATCTGCTGGGTCAGGCCCTAAGCAAGGTGAGCTCAATAAACAAGCAGATtcaaataaaaagaataaatacaATGATGCCGAACACGATACAAATGAAGATGAaactgcatttagaaaaaataaagaatcgGCAACACAATGGCGTGCCGATCCAGCCAGTTTCCAatcatatgcaaataaatactcTTTGAAATCTTCAACGCCCGATGTTAAATTGAAAAACAGTGCAAATGGTAATTCTAGTGCCTACGATACTACAGCTGATTTTACTGCGGGCAAAGACGACTTTGACACAACCGGCGCCTTTGAGAATGATGACGAAGAAGATTACGATAATCAACTATTTATTGCACCAACCGACTCATTGGATGCCAGCATACTGGGGGGCGGCACCGATGTTAGTGGTGGTGGTGAAATGAAGGCTAAGCGTCGGCAAATACGCGGCACTGCCTATTGTGCATTGTGCAATAAGACCTTCCAATATTACTCATTATATCGAAATCATATGATAAAACATTCGAATGAGACACCGTTTAAGTGTCCCATTTGCAAGAAAGGTTTTAAATCAAAACAAGCCATACGCTATCATATGAATACACATCAAAAGGAGAAGCAATTCAAATGTACCGTTTGTAGCGCTTCGTATGGTACCGAGAATCATTTCATTGCACATATTATGACACACGAAAGCGCCACTGCGTTTCCATGTATGGTTTGCGGCCAAGTGTTAAGCAGTAGTAAGGAGCGTGATCTTCATATGGCCAATCATAAAGAGGAACGACCCTTCCGTTGCGACTATTGTAACAAGCTCTTCCGGTTGCGACATCATTTATCGAATCATTTGAAGATGCATCGTAAATACCGTTGTGATTATTGCAAAGAGATATTCACCAGCGCTATATACTTGCGAAAACCCTATGCTTGTCCGGGCTGCGTTAATTTGCCTGAAGCGCAGCAGGATGCGGCAAATACCGCAAGCGCGAAAGTAGGACGTGCAGCTACAAGTAACAACGTAAACCCATTGGAAATATTCGAAACAGTAATACCTGGACAACAGCAAGGTAATGAATTTGCACAGATGGTAACAGATTCCGAAGGTGAGGGTGAAGATGAAGATGGCGAAATGGATGACgacgacgatgatgatgataatATGCCACAAGGCACACCAATGGATGAGGATGATGATGATAATGAGAATGTCTCAAGTAGAGCTGCTGAGCAAGACGAGGACGATGATGAAGATGATGTCGAGGAAGAAAATGGCTATGAGAATGGCGCTGGTAGTGGTGGCGGTGGACAGACACTCGGCACTTATGGTGTTGGTGGTGGCGTTGGCGGTACTAGTGGCGTCAGCCTAAAGCGTtatgtatgcaaaatttgtTCTCGCAGCTATTCGCACCCCAGTGGGCTAAACTATCACATGCGGCATAAGCATTGCTAG
- the LOC120774902 gene encoding mothers against decapentaplegic homolog 3: MLPFTPQVVKRLLALKKGNEDTVEGKWSEKAVKNLVKKVKKNIQLEELERAISTQNCNTRCVTVPRSKPGASGENLRKGQPHVIYCRVWRWPDLQSQNELKALDHCEYAFHLRKDEICINPYHYKKIELSILVPKSLPTPPDSITDYPLDNHTHQIPNNTEYNATTIRSASLSPPQYMELSSHHHQQQQHSPGSLVGLGMSAAQQQQQQMNGSLVGSGACNMDSQSSVLSVGSSIPNTGTPPPGYMSEDGDPIDPNDNMNMSRLTPPVDASPVMYHEPAFWCSISYYELNTRVGETFHASQPSITVDGFTDPSNSERFCLGLLSNVNRNEVVEQTRRHIGKGVRLYYIGGEVFAECLSDSSIFVQSPNCNQRYGWHPATVCKIPPGCNLKIFNNQEFAALLSQSVSQGFEAVYQLTRMCTIRMSFVKGWGAEYRRQTVTSTPCWIELHLNGPLQWLDRVLTQMGSPRLPCSSMS; encoded by the coding sequence ATGTTGCCATTCACCCCACAAGTAGTTAAACGTTTGTTAGCACTCAAGAAGGGCAACGAAGACACGGTTGAGGGAAAGTGGTCGGAAAAAGCAGTAAAAAATCTTGTTAAAAAGGTTAAAAAGAATATACAGCTTGAGGAGTTAGAACGTGCCATATCCACGCAGAATTGCAATACACGCTGCGTCACAGTACCGCGTAGCAAGCCAGGTGCTTCTGGCGAAAATTTGCGCAAAGGTCAACCACATGTAATATATTGCCGTGTATGGCGCTGGCCGGATTTACAATCACAAAATGAACTAAAAGCTTTGGATCATTGCGAATACGCATTTCATTTGCGTAAAGACGAAATTTGTATTAACCCATATCACTACAAAAAGATTGAGTTATCAATTTTGGTGCCAAAATCATTGCCGACACCGCCAGATTCCATTACCGATTATCCATTGGATAATCATACCCATCAAATACCCAATAATACGGAATACAATGCCACAACAATACGCAGTGCTTCGCTGAGTCCACCACAGTACATGGAGCTATCAAGCCATCAtcatcaacagcagcagcattcGCCCGGGAGTCTTGTTGGTTTAGGTATGAGTGCcgcacaacagcagcagcagcagatgAATGGCTCACTTGTAGGATCAGGCGCTTGCAACATGGACTCACAGTCAAGTGTATTAAGCGTTGGTAGCAGCATTCCTAATACAGGTACCCCGCCGCCTGGCTACATGAGCGAAGATGGGGACCCGATCGATCCAAATGACAATATGAATATGTCCAGATTGACACCGCCAGTTGATGCTAGTCCCGTAATGTATCATGAGCCCGCTTTTTGGTGCTCAATTTCGTACTATGAACTAAATACACGTGTCGGTGAAACCTTTCATGCTTCACAACCATCCATTACAGTTGATGGTTTCACTGATCCGTCCAATTCGGAGCGTTTCTGTCTCGGCTTACTTTCCAATGTAAATCGCAATGAGGTAGTTGAACAGACACGTCGTCACATTGGCAAAGGTGTACGTCTCTATTATATCGGTGGCGAAGTATTCGCCGAATGCCTCAGTGATTCATCAATATTTGTACAGAGTCCGAATTGCAATCAACGCTACGGGTGGCATCCAGCCACTGTCTGTAAAATACCACCCGGTTgtaatttgaaaatctttaataATCAAGAATTTGCTGCATTGCTTTCGCAATCTGTTTCACAAGGTTTTGAGGCCGTATATCAATTAACACGCATGTGCACCATACGTATGTCGTTTGTAAAGGGTTGGGGTGCTGAATATCGCCGGCAAACAGTTACATCGACACCGTGTTGGATTGAATTGCATTTGAATGGACCACTACAGTGGTTGGACCGTGTGCTAACGCAGATGGGTTCACCACGTCTGCCATGCAGCTCGATGTCTTAA
- the LOC120774212 gene encoding zinc finger protein 585B-like isoform X1 has product MSTTTVQKFYCGEVFITNTYCMILECKCCSEEFGVYSTFLDHIFEKHFDDWAATEKSKNERKKCTTPKEKLSERVLLPTEGNERITIESETSNELAYVGDEDLITEILEPLENDIADMEDDIVEKEQLTKVSILSVRPVRVFPTKQLKNDAERKYKCKICGFAVAGIYNLRGHEQRHSNIKPFTCLKCNKAFYTSTELKIHTRRHNGEKPYVCTYCGKCFITTGTLNKHEKQHVDERPHKCDQCEKRFNNAYQLRQHAVVHTQERNFSCEKCQAKFTRKKTLQTHMKLHDNALEYECIICHMRFNQRPTLLWHIKNKHNVLREDSEGKISTEFNVNS; this is encoded by the exons ATGTCTACCACTActgtgcaaaaattttattgcggTGAGGTATTCATTACGAACACATACTGTATGATACTTGAGTGCAAATGCTGTAGCGAAGAATTTGGAGTTTATTCTACTTTTCTGgatcatatatttgaaaaacacTTTGACGATTGGGCGGCAACTGAAAAGTCCAAAAATGAACGAAAGAAATGTACCACTCCAAAGGAAAAGTTAAGTGAGCGAGTTTTGCTTCCAACAGAAGGGAACGAACGTATTACAATTGAATCCGAAACCTCAAATGAACTGGCATACGTAGGTGACGAGGATTTAATAACCGAAATACTAGAACCATTGGAAAATGACATAGCGGATATGGAGGATGATATAGTT GAAAAAGAGCAGCTTACTAAGGTTTCAATACTCAGTGTTCGACCAGTACGAGTTTTCCCAACAAAGCAATTAAAGAATGACGcggaaagaaaatataaatgcaaaatatgtgGATTCGCTGTTGCTGGAATATATAACTTGCGTGGTCATGAACAGCGCCACAGTAATATTAAGCCTTTCACCTGCCTAAAGTGCAACAAAGCCTTTTACACGAGTAcagaattaaaaattcatactAGACGACACAACGGAGAAAagccatatgtatgtacttattgtGGCAAATGTTTTATAACTACTGGTACTTTAAATAAGCATGAAAAACAACACGTAGACGAGCGCCCCCATAAATGTGATCAATGTGAAAAAAGGTTTAACAATGCATACCAGTTAAGGCAACACGCCGTGGTGCATACCCAGGAGCGTAACTTTTCCTGTGAAAAGTGTCAGGCCAAGTTTACACGGAAGAAAACTCTACAAACGCATATGAAACTGCATGACAATGCGCTAGAATATGAATGCATCATTTGTCATATGCGTTTTAACCAGCGACCTACACTATTGTGGCATATAAAAAACAAGCATAATGTATTGCGAGAGGATTCGGAAGGAAAAATCTCTACTGAATTTAATGTTAACAGTTGA
- the LOC120774913 gene encoding uncharacterized protein LOC120774913 isoform X1 translates to MDTGFGQENKIPASGKDAAATSLLNQFILGQLKEKQGSSGEVASPNGFVLPKLQMGNSKAGNFVIPPLKLSQTTNTTVCNVKLSSLIISQTPKNDEKIIDGIGEISNGVNNLQVNDSRTEKNVEQSNHAIDLTAALSTVTGIIVQNKKTVSPPAEDFHIPFIECDRKEKPILLPVINNYFQPSRDISTAHKKLATPSSCGRIICLKYKRTHPFPEISHVFKVKHKIHRFHFDTKSPDDIVLATLNKYHRQY, encoded by the coding sequence atggatACGGGTTTTGGGCAAGAAAACAAGATACCTGCTTCTGGAAAGGATGCGGCAGCGACATCACTGCTAAACCAATTCATCTTGGGACAATTGAAAGAGAAGCAGGGTTCTAGTGGTGAAGTTGCATCGCCTAATGGATTCGTGTTACCTAAGTTACAAATGGGTAATTCGAAAGCTGGTAACTTCGTTATTCCACCATTGAAATTATCACAAACAACTAATACCACAGTGTGTAATGTCAAATTATCATCTTTGATAATTTCACAGACGCCAAAAAATGATGAGAAAATTATTGATGGTATTGGAGAAATTAGTAATGGCGTCAACAACCTTCAAGTGAATGACTCAAGAACCGAGAAAAATGTAGAACAATCAAACCATGCCATAGACCTAACTGCCGCTTTAAGCACTGTTACAGGAATTattgtgcaaaataaaaaaacggtaTCTCCACCCGCCGAAGACTTTCATATACCATTTATAGAGTGTGATCGTAAAGAGAAGCCTATTCTATTGCCTGTCATTAACAATTACTTCCAGCCAAGCAGAGACATCTCTACAGCTCACAAAAAATTGGCTACACCATCATCGTGTGGACGCATTATCTGTCTAAAATATAAACGAACACATCCATTTCCGGAAATAAGTCACGTTTTTAaagtaaaacataaaatacatcGTTTTCATTTCGATACTAAATCGCCAGATGATATTGTATTGGCCACATTAAACAAATATCATCGGCAATACTGA
- the LOC120774211 gene encoding zinc finger protein 572, with protein MCDEVEEIDEFIEFELTKDCDSVEEETFIYEEEDGVEVEQLEDVSIKPESIIMEVIDEDDTEQGYEIADSLVEVVPDTLPTNVEFIKEEIVPKTEIEHSPTNSHKGPKRYLLFDELVANIVDYDVDDTPIVEFSLSNTESDEKLPVECGICPDVMHKSKLSAHLKTHLVPGTNRYACIYCDKSYKDHSYLAGHSRRHMGIRPYVCEPCKLYFSTKQDLRVHNQRRHQEKEHICEICGKTFSQNTMLKRHRESTHEKMRRFQCEHCPKAYYKNFSLQEHVRNVHMGNRRMLVCPFCGMQCRDAHKMARHRKLLHLNQSHFHCDICQEEFTDISYFDAHKRSIQCRNNTQRKLEEEQLLQQHEEEEELLLQPPPENEDQPEEMEDQKQYHFVTHQTDQIQLQPHADDLCFEITVMNSDN; from the coding sequence atgtgcgACGAAGTGGAAGAAATAGACGAGTTTATCGAGTTTGAATTGACTAAGGATTGCGACTCTGTAGAAGAGGAAACCTTTATATATGAAGAGGAAGACGGGGTGGAGGTGGAACAGCTGGAAGATGTATCAATCAAGCCGGAATCGATTATAATGGAGGTAATCGACGAGGACGACACTGAGCAGGGATACGAGATAGCCGATAGTCTAGTCGAGGTAGTACCAGATACATTGCCAACTAATGTCGAATTTATTAAAGAGGAAATTGTGCCGAAAACAGAAATAGAACATTCACCCACTAACTCACATAAAGGCCCAAAACGTTACCTGCTCTTTGACGAACTTGTTGCCAATATTGTCGATTATGATGTTGATGATACCCCTATTGTTGAATTCTCCTTGTCGAATACTGAATCGGATGAAAAGTTACCTGTCGAATGTGGTATATGCCCTGATGTGATGCATAAATCAAAGCTTTCTGCCCACCTTAAAACACATTTGGTTCCCGGTACGAACCGATATGCCTGTATTTATTGCGACAAATCATACAAGGATCACAGTTACTTGGCTGGTCACTCTCGGCGGCACATGGGAATTCGGCCGTATGTTTGCGAACcatgtaaattatatttctcCACAAAACAAGATCTACGGGTACACAATCAACGACGGCATCAGGAAAAAGAACATATATGtgaaatttgtggaaaaacGTTTTCACAAAATACAATGTTAAAGCGGCATCGTGAGTCTACGCATGAAAAAATGAGACGCTTCCAATGTGAGCATTGTCCCAAAGCGTACTATAAGAATTTCTCACTACAGGAACATGTACGGAATGTACATATGGGTAATAGACGTATGCTCGTTTGTCCTTTTTGTGGCATGCAGTGTCGAGATGCGCATAAAATGGCGCGACATCGTAAGCTATTGCATCTTAACCAAAGTCATTTTCATTGTGATATTTGCCAAGAGGAATTCACGGATATAAGTTATTTCGATGCACATAAACGTTCGATACAGTGTCGCAATAACACGCAAAGAAAATTGGAAGAAGAGCAATTGCTGCAACAACATGAAGAGGAGGAAGAATTATTACTTCAACCACCTCCCGAAAATGAGGATCAACCTGAAGAAATGGAAGATCAAAAACAATACCATTTTGTAACACACCAAACGGATCAAATTCAATTGCAACCACATGCAGATGATCTATGTTTTGAAATTACGGTAATGAATAGcgataattag
- the LOC120774210 gene encoding zinc finger protein OZF-like isoform X2 — protein sequence MQDFTNETLEFDDIEVLKALEDCEYADDNDCNDINEDTLQQHQHCDGIKEIIENTTSGEINENSQSLENAFTKRNESGYVGNANVSTEISIVNTEVDKQVTNDAEHTETIEPNSASSDAYFRPVQKFWKNIDEKERPLKCRFCDTTFNKVNILRKHEERHSNNRPFSCTKCPKKFFSRTELNTHIRWHTGEKPFVCTFCGKSYTTKGALSNHEKRHVGEPKYKCDHCDRRFYEPFHVRNHSVVHTKERNYTCDQCQAKFSRPTTLRMHMKLHENALRYTCKICKMRFNQKPTLIWHEKSKHAIVGGGAASSNIAVTNLSQELSDNEDTKYRYTCCNTEFKDNDSFLKHQNDEHAEEAIASLEALEETDSEYVDFI from the exons ATGCAA GATTTCACAAATGAAACCCTCGAATTTGATGATATTGAGGTTTTAAAAGCTTTGGAGGATTGTGAATATGCTGATGACAACGATTGCAATGACATCAACGAAGACACGCTACAACAGCATCAACATTGCGATGGTATCAAAGAGATCATAGAAAACACTACCAGTGGTGAAATAAATGAGAATAGCCAATCTCTGGAAAACgcatttactaaaagaaatgaatCTGGCTATGTGGGGAATGCAAATGTATCTACGGAAATATCAATTGTCAATACAGAAGTGGACAAACAAGTCACTAATGATGCAGAACACACT GAAACAATTGAGCCAAATTCCGCTTCGAGCGATGCATATTTCCGACCGGTCCAAAAATTCTGGAAGAACATTGATGAAAAAGAGCGGCCGCTTAAATGTAGATTTTGtgacacaacttttaataaagtGAACATTTTACGCAAGCATGAAGAGCGACATTCGAATAATAGACCTTTTAGTTGCACAAAGTGtcctaaaaagtttttttcacgCACCGAGTTAAATACACACATTAGATGGCACACCGGCGAAAAGCCTTTTGTATGTACCTTTTGTGGCAAAAGCTATACAACGAAGGGAGCGTTAAGTAACCACGAAAAACGACATGTTGGTGAACCAAAATATAAATGTGATCATTGTGATAGAAGATTCTATGAACCATTCCACGTGCGAAATCACAGTGTAGTACATACAAAAGAACGTAATTACACATGTGATCAATGCCAAGCAAAGTTTTCAAGACCTACAACTTTGCGAATGCATATGAAATTGCATGAAAATGCTTTACGGTATACatgtaaaatatgcaaaatgagATTCAATCAGAAACCTACATTGATATGGCACGAAAAAAGCAAACATGCCATTGTAGGAGGCGGTGCTGCATCTAGTAACATTGCTGTTACAAACCTATCTCAGGAATTATCCGATAACGAGGATACAAAATATAGGTATACATGTTGTAATACTGAATTTAAGGACAATGATTCATTTTTAAAGCACCAAAATGATGAGCACGCCGAAGAAGCCATAGCATCGTTGGAAGCTCTCGAAGAAACAGATAGTGAATACGTCGACTTTATTTAG